The nucleotide window ACACCGGCTCGGCGGGCTCGTACCGAGCCATCGGCGCGCCGCAAGTGATTTACGCTGGCGAGTCGCAGATCGAAATTCTCGCCGGCAAGCTCGGCATGGATCCAGCCGAGTTGCGCATGAAGAATCTGCTCAAGCCAGGGCAGGAACTGCGGCCTGGTTTGAAAGGCATCGACGCGAAATTATCGGCGAGCTTGAAGGCGCTCGTCAGCGCGAGCCATTGGAAGCGATCGATCAAGAGGAAAAACGCGCCGGTGGGCATGGGCTGCGCCGTCACCAACGCTGGCGCCACGCCGGTCTCCGTGGCGATGATCCGCATGCAGTCCGACGGCATCATGAATATTGCCGCCGGCAGCACGGAGATGGGGCAGGGGGTGCGTACGACGCTGACGCAGATTGCGGCGGAAGAATTGACCGTGCCGATGGATCAATTTCGCGTCGCGGGTGCGGACACTAAAGTGACGCCCTATGACAGCTCGACCGGTTCGAGCCGTTCGACGACGTTGATGGGCACGGCGGTGCAAAAGGCGTCGCGGGATTTGAAACAACAATTCATCAAGCTCGCCGCGCAAAAAATGGGTGCAAAGCCCAACCAAATCAAAGTCGTCGATGGCGCGTTGATCTGCGGCGAGTCGCGCATGACGTTCAAGGAAGCCTTCGAAGTCCGCTTCGGCAAAGCCTCGGGCGGCGAAATGATCGGCCGCGGCGAAGCCGGGCCGGATATCACCGACAACCAATTGCCGGTGTTTTGGGAAGTGGGCATGGGCACCAGCGAAGTCGAGATCGATCGCGAAACCGGCGAAGTGAAGTTGAAAAAATTTATTTCCGTAGCTGACGTCGGTAAAGCGATTCATCCCGAGCACTGCGTTGCCCAGGAAGAGGGTGCGGCGATGCAGGGAATAGGGCACACGTTTTTCGAGCAGCTCGTTTACGACAACGGCCAGCTGCTCAATCCCAACTTGGTTGACTATCGCGTACCTTCCTTCAATGAAGTCCCGGAGGAGTTTCATACGGTTTTGGTTGAGAACGGCGACGGTCCCGGCCCTTTCGGCGTGCGCGGCATGGCCGAGGGCGGCATTCTTTCCGTGGCGCCGTCGGTGTGCAACGCGATTGACCGGGCGACCGGCGTGCGCATTCGCGATTTGCCGCTGACGCCGGAGCGCGTCTGGCGCGCTTTGAGAGACGCGAAGCGGAAAGAATAATCTCGCGCAGGGACGCAGAGGACGCAGAGTTCGGAACCGTAGGGGCGGGTTTGAAACCCGCCCTCTTTTTTGAATCGATCGACAGGAGTCCAACCATGCCCAACATCCCCGCCTACGAAATTCGCGTTGCGACAGAATCAGAGATACCGACGATTTTTTCTTTCATCAAAAAACTCGCCGAGTACGAAAAACTTTCCCATGAAGTCGTCGCGTCCGAGGCCTTGTTGAAGGAAACACTCTTCGGCGCGCGGCGTACCGCCGAGGTCGCCATCGGCTATTTCGAGGGAACGCCGGTGGGCTTCGTTTTGTTCTTGCACAATTTCTCGACGTTCTTGGGACGGCCCGGA belongs to Deltaproteobacteria bacterium and includes:
- a CDS encoding xanthine dehydrogenase family protein molybdopterin-binding subunit, which produces MAKAELKYVGKNVARVDGVEKVTGKAKFVGDITLPGMLYGKILRSTYPHARIRSIDASQAEALPGVVAVLTAADITDLTPTYNGRPVIAREKVRYVGEPVAAVAAIDVATADEALSLINVDYEELPVAANIEAARKPGAALVHDDKPGNIGTHEKVNRGNVDDGFAQSDVISEENFTFPMVYHYAMEPHSVIAHYAADDEITVYSSAQHPFQVRGDISKVFKVPAAKVRMIINYLGGGYGSKSYTKFEPLVVALARKAKQPVRICNSVGESMVTIRRHGARVRIKTGVKKDGTIMAREAEIYLDTGGYDDNGPQVTARAATRILGPYWIPNIRTNAYQVYTNTGSAGSYRAIGAPQVIYAGESQIEILAGKLGMDPAELRMKNLLKPGQELRPGLKGIDAKLSASLKALVSASHWKRSIKRKNAPVGMGCAVTNAGATPVSVAMIRMQSDGIMNIAAGSTEMGQGVRTTLTQIAAEELTVPMDQFRVAGADTKVTPYDSSTGSSRSTTLMGTAVQKASRDLKQQFIKLAAQKMGAKPNQIKVVDGALICGESRMTFKEAFEVRFGKASGGEMIGRGEAGPDITDNQLPVFWEVGMGTSEVEIDRETGEVKLKKFISVADVGKAIHPEHCVAQEEGAAMQGIGHTFFEQLVYDNGQLLNPNLVDYRVPSFNEVPEEFHTVLVENGDGPGPFGVRGMAEGGILSVAPSVCNAIDRATGVRIRDLPLTPERVWRALRDAKRKE
- a CDS encoding GNAT family N-acetyltransferase, which gives rise to MPNIPAYEIRVATESEIPTIFSFIKKLAEYEKLSHEVVASEALLKETLFGARRTAEVAIGYFEGTPVGFVLFLHNFSTFLGRPGLYIEDLFVEEPYRRRGFGGALLRYVAKLAVERKCGRLEWSVLDWNQPAINFYKKLGAFPMDEWTGFRVTGENLKKLGAA